The proteins below are encoded in one region of Gemmatimonadaceae bacterium:
- a CDS encoding acetylornithine/succinylornithine family transaminase codes for MTTSIAPSASPSALLGNYKRAPSEFVDGDGVYLVDADGKRYLDFVSGIAVNALGYGDAGLRAAMHAAADGLVHTSNLYATSAGERLAATLVEKSFASKVFFCNSGAEANEGAFKFARRWARTQGDAKHEIVALRGSFHGRLFGTLAATDRPSYRMPFRPLAPGISIVERDIEDLAVALNPETAAAVILEPIQGEGGVRVLDAGFVREVRALTRERNVALIFDEIQCGLGRTGTLFAYEHFGIEPDMVTLAKPLAGGLPMAAVLMTEQIAETIKPGDHGTTFGGGPFVASVANHVIDRVSRPEMLKHVAENGAWLGRQLNEIAHRTARIRAVRGLGYMWGIDVMGTAAHVVSEAFNAGLLVCSAGEYTVRLLPPLVMTRDELALGLGKLEEIL; via the coding sequence ATGACGACGTCCATCGCACCCTCGGCATCGCCCAGCGCGCTGCTTGGCAACTACAAGCGCGCGCCGTCGGAATTCGTCGACGGAGACGGCGTGTATCTCGTGGACGCGGACGGCAAGCGCTATCTCGATTTCGTGAGTGGCATCGCCGTGAACGCGCTCGGTTACGGCGACGCGGGTCTGCGCGCGGCCATGCACGCCGCGGCGGACGGTCTCGTACACACGTCCAATCTGTACGCGACGAGTGCAGGCGAGCGATTGGCTGCGACGCTGGTCGAAAAGTCGTTCGCGTCGAAGGTGTTCTTCTGCAACTCCGGCGCGGAGGCCAACGAGGGCGCGTTCAAGTTCGCGCGTCGCTGGGCGCGCACGCAGGGTGACGCGAAGCACGAGATCGTCGCGCTGCGCGGCTCGTTTCATGGACGGTTGTTCGGAACCCTCGCCGCGACGGATCGTCCGTCGTATCGCATGCCGTTCCGTCCACTCGCGCCCGGGATCTCGATCGTCGAGCGCGACATCGAGGATCTCGCGGTCGCGTTGAACCCGGAGACGGCCGCCGCCGTCATTCTCGAGCCGATTCAGGGCGAGGGTGGCGTGCGCGTGCTGGACGCGGGGTTCGTGCGCGAAGTGCGCGCGCTCACGCGCGAGCGGAACGTCGCGCTCATCTTCGACGAGATTCAGTGTGGCCTTGGCCGCACCGGGACGCTCTTCGCGTATGAGCATTTTGGTATCGAGCCCGACATGGTGACGCTCGCGAAGCCACTCGCCGGCGGGTTGCCCATGGCCGCGGTGTTGATGACCGAGCAAATCGCTGAAACGATCAAGCCCGGCGATCACGGCACGACGTTCGGCGGCGGGCCGTTCGTCGCGAGCGTGGCGAACCATGTCATCGATCGGGTCTCCCGTCCGGAGATGCTGAAGCATGTCGCGGAGAATGGCGCGTGGCTCGGCCGTCAGCTCAACGAGATCGCGCATCGCACGGCGCGCATTCGCGCGGTGCGCGGGCTGGGCTACATGTGGGGCATCGACGTCATGGGCACCGCCGCGCACGTCGTGAGCGAAGCATTCAACGCCGGCTTGCTCGTCTGCAGCGCGGGCGAGTACACCGTGCGTCTGCTGCCGCCGCTCGTGATGACGCGCGACGAGCTTGCACTCGGCCTCGGGAAGCTCGAAGAGATTCTCTGA
- a CDS encoding GNAT family N-acetyltransferase — MTADVIIRRARTEDAAALAQLIGTFADDALMLRRTPEMIELAIHDYVVGARRANGAIVACGALKEYSPSVAEVAAIAVSREVHGCGVGRAIVDAVEALAIKRGVYDVFALTLQPAFFSAVGYQRVDRARYPEKIRRDCLACARRFACNEICFAKNLKIEARAAATEVIRPHLTIAAA; from the coding sequence ATGACGGCGGACGTGATCATCCGGCGCGCACGCACCGAGGACGCGGCGGCGTTGGCGCAGCTCATCGGCACGTTCGCCGACGACGCGCTGATGCTTCGCCGTACACCCGAGATGATCGAGCTCGCGATCCACGACTACGTCGTAGGCGCACGGCGGGCGAACGGGGCGATCGTCGCGTGCGGCGCGTTGAAGGAATACTCGCCGTCGGTGGCGGAGGTCGCGGCGATCGCGGTGTCGCGCGAGGTGCACGGGTGCGGGGTCGGGCGCGCGATCGTCGACGCTGTCGAGGCGCTCGCCATCAAGCGCGGGGTATACGACGTCTTCGCGCTCACGCTGCAGCCCGCATTTTTTTCAGCGGTCGGGTACCAGCGCGTGGATCGCGCGCGCTACCCGGAGAAGATTCGCCGAGATTGTTTGGCGTGCGCGAGGCGGTTTGCGTGCAATGAGATTTGCTTCGCGAAGAATCTGAAGATCGAGGCGCGGGCCGCCGCGACCGAGGTGATACGCCCGCATTTGACTATTGCGGCTGCGTAG
- a CDS encoding GntR family transcriptional regulator: MFERIDPRSPTPLYAQIAARLRVAIAADELRPGAALPSVRQLAAQLRINPATVVQAYRELESEGLVATRQGAGTYVLDVPRDRLETDRRAEARRLVRELLADAGRLGISAADVRAAIEHELNGRNE; the protein is encoded by the coding sequence ATGTTTGAACGCATCGACCCTAGAAGTCCAACCCCGCTCTACGCGCAAATAGCGGCGCGGCTTCGAGTTGCGATAGCCGCGGACGAGCTGCGTCCCGGAGCGGCACTACCGTCGGTGCGGCAGTTGGCGGCGCAGCTTCGGATCAACCCGGCGACGGTTGTCCAGGCGTATCGGGAGCTCGAGTCCGAGGGGCTCGTTGCCACACGACAGGGCGCCGGGACGTACGTCCTCGACGTTCCTCGCGACCGGCTCGAGACGGATCGCCGGGCGGAAGCGCGGCGTCTCGTGCGCGAGCTGCTGGCTGATGCGGGCCGATTGGGGATCTCCGCGGCGGACGTACGCGCCGCGATAGAGCACGAGCTCAACGGGAGGAACGAGTAG
- a CDS encoding ABC transporter ATP-binding protein, whose amino-acid sequence MTLAIETRDLQYRPGRGFQISNLSMHVPSGAIYGFLGPNGAGKTTTIRLLLGLLPPGGGTITVLGHEMPADHVAVTARTGYVPERPHLYPTLTVDDALRYHSAFHARWDQRWAGELQREFNLVPDRRVGSLSKGETGKLMMLLALAQQPDLLLLDEPTDGLDPVVRREVLEALLAYVSNHHATVLISSHLVHELERICDWIAVMDRGSLVAELPMQQFKDGIKRLSIVNPPRVTADAPFTVLTRRQQNGSGEQWLVRGWSNDMREYFGPQGATLREVVDLDLEDGFVELLRSFRSKAEVTR is encoded by the coding sequence GTGACGCTCGCCATCGAAACGCGCGATCTCCAGTACCGCCCCGGCCGCGGATTTCAGATCTCTAATTTGAGTATGCATGTGCCGTCCGGGGCCATCTATGGCTTTCTCGGGCCGAACGGCGCGGGGAAGACCACGACAATCCGCCTGCTGCTTGGATTGCTGCCGCCCGGCGGCGGAACAATCACGGTACTCGGGCATGAAATGCCGGCCGACCATGTTGCGGTCACGGCACGAACGGGGTACGTCCCCGAGCGCCCCCACTTGTATCCGACGCTCACGGTCGACGATGCGCTCCGCTACCACTCCGCGTTTCACGCGCGCTGGGACCAGCGCTGGGCCGGCGAGCTGCAGCGCGAATTCAATCTCGTGCCGGATCGCCGTGTGGGCTCGTTATCGAAGGGTGAGACCGGAAAGTTGATGATGCTCCTCGCCCTTGCGCAGCAGCCGGATCTGCTGCTGCTCGACGAGCCGACAGACGGGCTCGATCCCGTGGTTCGGCGCGAGGTGCTCGAGGCGCTGCTGGCGTACGTCTCGAATCACCACGCAACGGTGCTCATCTCGAGTCATCTCGTGCACGAGCTCGAGCGGATCTGCGATTGGATCGCGGTCATGGATCGCGGCTCACTCGTCGCCGAGTTACCGATGCAGCAATTCAAGGATGGGATCAAGCGGCTCTCGATCGTGAATCCGCCGCGCGTGACGGCCGACGCGCCGTTCACTGTGCTGACGCGGCGTCAGCAAAACGGCAGCGGCGAACAGTGGCTCGTGCGCGGCTGGTCGAACGACATGCGAGAGTATTTCGGACCGCAGGGCGCGACGCTGCGCGAAGTCGTGGATCTCGATCTCGAGGATGGATTCGTCGAGCTGCTGCGGTCGTTCCGCAGCAAGGCCGAGGTGACGCGATGA
- a CDS encoding M28 family metallopeptidase, with protein MKTTLVIVVASLCGAALSAQQPMVGYTPANAARERQLETSAIARPSPDVAARESKDLSRETHVSGTPAQARTRDYVVAEMKKMGIETEVRSYDVWMPHPVSVHAARVSPRPKELSLAEPPVAGDPTSALAQYPTVNGYSGEGDVTADVVYVNYGLIEDYAQLDSMGVSVKGKIAIARYGRSFRGIKAREAEKHGAVGLFIYSDPQDDGYVVGDVYPDGPMRNSAGVQRGSILNSDGDPSTPGYGSKAGVPRLMPQQMDIPHIPVVPISYGNAAELLKDVRGASVPRGWQGGLAFHYHVGPGPVRARLAVKDDRATKAVKPIYDTFGIIRGTEFPDELVIVGGHRDAWGPGTADNVSGTVSVLEAARAISAELKSGWRPKRTIVFATWDAEEWGLIGSTEYVEDDSLRLARGAVAYLNQDVAAQGPRFNGGGSPSLRPTLRDVARLVPDPNNAGSVYSEWRKASGVANGAEPAMGDPGGGSDFAGFYNHLGIPIAEWGFGGPGGVYHSQYDDYAWMTKFGDPGFKYHAAAARIATAMMLRLADADVLPYDYVEFARTMRRYLPAIDSAVMAHHWTASTTTLVTSIDRLEREGAAFNAARDSALANNASRATTERANQALLQVERALIRPQGLHSRPWFRNLIYVADENNGYANMALPSINEAIRANDAGLTQSEIADLASRFDRAAQAVANARAALHAP; from the coding sequence GTGAAAACAACATTGGTCATCGTCGTCGCGTCGCTGTGCGGCGCGGCGTTGTCCGCGCAGCAGCCGATGGTCGGCTACACTCCCGCCAACGCGGCGCGTGAACGACAGCTCGAGACGAGCGCGATCGCACGTCCTTCGCCGGACGTTGCGGCGCGCGAATCGAAGGATCTCTCGCGCGAGACGCACGTCTCGGGCACACCGGCGCAAGCGCGCACCCGTGACTACGTGGTCGCGGAGATGAAGAAAATGGGGATCGAGACGGAGGTGCGATCATACGACGTGTGGATGCCGCATCCCGTCTCCGTGCATGCGGCGCGGGTATCGCCACGGCCGAAGGAGCTCTCGTTGGCCGAGCCGCCGGTCGCCGGCGACCCGACGTCCGCGCTCGCGCAATATCCGACGGTCAACGGCTACAGCGGCGAAGGTGACGTCACCGCGGATGTCGTGTACGTGAATTACGGTTTGATCGAAGACTACGCGCAGCTCGATTCGATGGGCGTGTCGGTGAAGGGGAAGATTGCGATCGCGCGCTACGGCCGATCGTTCCGCGGCATCAAGGCGCGCGAGGCGGAGAAGCATGGCGCGGTCGGGTTGTTCATCTACAGCGATCCGCAGGACGACGGATACGTCGTCGGCGACGTCTATCCTGACGGCCCAATGCGGAACAGCGCCGGCGTGCAGCGCGGAAGCATTCTGAATTCCGACGGTGATCCGTCGACGCCGGGGTACGGCAGCAAGGCCGGTGTGCCACGCCTGATGCCTCAGCAGATGGATATCCCGCACATCCCCGTGGTGCCGATCAGCTACGGCAACGCCGCGGAGCTGCTCAAGGACGTGCGTGGCGCGAGCGTACCGCGCGGATGGCAGGGGGGATTAGCGTTTCATTATCACGTGGGGCCGGGGCCGGTGCGCGCACGTCTCGCGGTGAAGGACGACCGCGCCACGAAGGCGGTCAAGCCGATCTACGACACGTTCGGCATCATTCGCGGCACCGAATTCCCCGATGAGCTGGTCATTGTGGGAGGACACCGCGACGCCTGGGGTCCGGGTACAGCCGACAACGTGAGCGGTACGGTGAGCGTGCTCGAGGCGGCGCGCGCGATTTCCGCCGAGCTCAAATCCGGGTGGCGCCCGAAGCGCACGATCGTGTTCGCGACATGGGACGCCGAAGAATGGGGCTTGATCGGCTCGACGGAATACGTCGAAGACGATTCGCTTCGTTTGGCGCGCGGCGCGGTGGCGTATCTCAATCAGGACGTCGCGGCGCAGGGACCCCGCTTCAACGGCGGCGGTTCCCCATCCTTACGTCCGACGTTGCGAGACGTCGCGCGACTCGTTCCCGATCCGAACAACGCCGGCAGCGTATACAGCGAATGGCGCAAGGCGAGTGGTGTCGCGAACGGCGCGGAGCCCGCGATGGGCGATCCCGGCGGCGGCTCGGACTTCGCGGGCTTCTACAATCACCTGGGCATTCCGATCGCCGAGTGGGGATTTGGCGGACCGGGTGGCGTGTATCACTCGCAGTACGACGACTACGCGTGGATGACAAAGTTCGGCGATCCGGGCTTCAAGTATCACGCGGCCGCCGCGCGCATCGCGACGGCAATGATGCTGCGGCTCGCCGACGCCGACGTTCTGCCATACGACTATGTCGAATTCGCGCGAACCATGCGCCGGTATTTGCCCGCGATCGACAGCGCCGTCATGGCGCATCATTGGACCGCTTCCACGACAACGCTCGTGACGTCGATCGATCGCCTCGAGCGTGAAGGCGCGGCGTTCAATGCCGCGCGCGATTCGGCGCTCGCCAACAATGCATCGCGCGCCACGACTGAGCGCGCGAACCAGGCCCTCCTTCAGGTCGAACGAGCGTTGATTCGACCGCAAGGACTGCACAGCCGGCCGTGGTTTCGCAACCTGATTTACGTGGCGGATGAGAACAACGGCTATGCGAACATGGCCCTGCCGTCGATCAACGAAGCCATTCGTGCAAACGACGCGGGTTTGACGCAGTCGGAGATAGCGGATCTTGCGTCACGCTTCGATCGCGCGGCGCAGGCCGTCGCGAACGCGCGCGCGGCACTGCACGCGCCGTAA
- a CDS encoding Crp/Fnr family transcriptional regulator has protein sequence MNLGLARLTDAERETLTAYAARASWPSGFAIYQRGAAADGVFIVTRGRIVLRSRVRAGRGFVPWIATPGETFGSEGLSQNARYVTDARADEESETLFLSSARFRAFVREQPHQSLMLVNQLMGERTALLDKLRELTTLSVEQRLLATLVRMASNNTFTREDGRIVLCTARYRLLCELVGATRESVSLVLGRLTGEGLVERKGTSLIVAPPSQLAERLESGALDNELPFPAIADGAEQALQ, from the coding sequence ATGAACTTGGGCCTCGCGCGGTTGACAGACGCTGAACGAGAAACGCTGACCGCCTACGCCGCACGTGCGTCGTGGCCTTCGGGTTTTGCGATTTATCAACGCGGTGCGGCGGCGGATGGCGTGTTCATCGTGACTCGCGGACGGATCGTTCTGCGAAGCCGAGTGCGCGCCGGTCGCGGATTCGTGCCGTGGATCGCGACGCCCGGCGAGACGTTCGGCTCGGAAGGGCTTTCGCAAAACGCGCGCTACGTCACCGACGCGCGCGCGGATGAAGAGAGTGAAACGCTGTTTTTGAGCTCCGCGCGATTCCGCGCCTTCGTCCGCGAACAGCCGCATCAATCGCTCATGCTCGTCAACCAGCTCATGGGCGAACGCACCGCGCTGCTCGACAAGCTGCGCGAGCTGACGACGCTGAGCGTCGAGCAGCGCCTGCTCGCCACCTTGGTGCGCATGGCCAGCAACAACACATTCACGCGCGAAGATGGCCGCATCGTCCTGTGCACCGCGCGATATCGCCTGCTGTGTGAACTGGTCGGTGCCACGCGCGAATCGGTCTCGCTCGTGCTGGGACGCTTGACAGGCGAAGGGCTCGTGGAGCGCAAAGGCACCTCGCTGATCGTCGCTCCGCCGTCGCAGCTCGCGGAACGACTGGAATCGGGAGCGCTCGACAACGAGCTTCCCTTCCCGGCCATCGCGGACGGAGCGGAACAGGCCCTCCAGTAG